The stretch of DNA TCATTCTGCTCATACTGGGGAATGCTATGGGAAGAATGTGAACAGTGTCACCAGCAAGGTTATAGACGCCCTCGGATGTATTCACCAGAACGCACTGGCTGCCGGCCGTATGACCCGGAGTTTGAATCAACTTTATGCCGTCAAAAAGTTCGGTGTCTCCAACAACCTTGACACAATCAAGTCTCTCAAGCTCAGGAATAAGACTCTGGTCATAATCACCCCTAATCCTCATAGAGGGCAGAGGATCCAGGAGTTCCTTCCACTCAGCCTCTTGGAATACATGTGAAGCGTTAGGGAAAAGATGACAGTTGCCAGCGTGGTCATTATGAAGGTGAGTATAGATAACGGTTTCTATTTGACCCGGTTCTATCCCGACGCGAGCCAAAGCCCCTATAACATGGTCCTGACCTCCCATTGCCGGACTACCCGCCCAAGCCTTTCCATCGACTATGTATTTCGAGTTAATCCCGTTATCGACCAACAAACGTTTTCTGCCATCAGTCATGTAAAAGCCAAGATACGGGACAGTTAGCGGGAGCCCTACATCTAATCCGGTGGTCAACTGATCTTTCTTGACTTCAATGGTCCCGAAAAGCAATGTCTTGATCTTCCAGTTGGACATATCCTTAACTTCCTCCGTATTCGGGACAAAGCGTTGTGCCCGCTAATTTAAGTTATGACTAAACCATGAAGTAACCCCAAAACGTTCGAAATGCCGCTAAACAACTTCAATTCCTGGAACCATTTAAAGATCAAGGGAGATTCAACTCATTGACCGATTTTGATTTTATCCGTAATTTTTCAAGCCAGTCCTTCAAAAACTCCAACACGCCGTTTGGCATAAAAATTATCACCACAATAAACAGGCAACCGTAAATTATTCTGGCAAATTCTGCCTTAACAAAGGTCGAAAGCCCTTCATTTACAAATGTAAGAATGGTTGCGCCGACCAGTGGTCCAACCCAGAACGAGCCACCACCAAATAACGCCATTAGGACGACAAGGATCGAAACATTGACGTCAAAAACAATATCCGGATGAATGTAGGTAAGGTAACAAGCGTAAAGTCCGCCCGCCACGCCCGGGAAAAAAGCCGATATCCCAAAAGCCATGACTTTTAGTTTGGGAGTGTTAATAGCCATGGTCTGGGCAACTTCTTCGTCTTCTTTTATCGCTCTAAGCCCAGCTCCGAATTTGGACTTCTCAATCCTCCGAGCCACAAGGAGACTTACAATAGTCAACACCAACATAAGTTCGTAAAAGATGGACCTGCTGACTTCAATAGGCAAAGCAAGGCTCTTCAGCCACAGACCATCAGCTCCGCCTAAAAAATCAAGGTTTCGTACCGTCAGTTCTGTAACAAAGGCGAAGCAAAGCGTAATTACGGCAAAATAAGGGCCTCTGAGCCTCAAGCAAGGAAAACCGATGATGACAGCGACGACTGTCGCCACAACCCCTGCCGGGATAGAGGCGACTATCGTGAGAGCAGGACTCAGGTCAAGCCCTTGCCCTAATACAGCGGTAGCGTATGCGCCTATTCCGAAAAAAGCCACGTGACCAAACGACAAATATCCTGTGTAACCGCCTAGAATATTCCAGGAAGTCGCCAATGTAATATAGAGAAAAACATTGAACGCGAAAGAAATAAAATATACCGGGGGAGCGAAACAAGGAAAAGAAGCTATTAATAGAATAAGCCCCGAGACTAGTAAAAGAAGTCTTTTCGAACCTACGGGGGCTTCTTTCATTTGGATCTCAAACCTCACTCTGAAAAAGGCCCTGAGGTTTAAAGATGAGGATTAGCATCAGGAGACCAAAAGTTAGAAGATTGACCCATTGATAGGGAAGAAACGCCATTGACAGGCCCGTGATAATCCCTATCAACAGACCAGCAAAAGCCGCGCCGAGAATGTTCCCTACTCCACCGACAATTACGACCAGGAACAGATAAATCAGCCAAAGATTGTGGGAATGGGGCTCAAAGGAATATAGCATAGCCATCCCTACCCCACCTGCGCCTGATGACGCTACGGCGATACCAAAAGTGATCATGCTGATCCTTTTCAGGTTGATCCCGCACAACTGAGAGGCCTCGGGCTGTTGCCAGGCAGCTCTGACTGCTTTTCCCGTAAGAGTTTTCTTGAGGAAAAACTGGATCGCCGTCACACCGACCACAGCCATACCAAATCCGACGAGCCGCGGATATTGAAAATACAAGGGACCGATTGAGAAAACCTTGTTGGTATAGGAAGTAGTGAGTAATCTCGGGTCCGCTCCCCACACCAACAGTATAAGGTTCTCAATTATTATGGCGATGCCAAACGTAAGGATCATTGACGACACAATGACGGCTTTGGCCCTTGATATCGGATCAATCAAAAACCGATACACAAGCAGAGCGACACCGAACAGAGCAGGTATAGTAATAAACATGGATGCGACGGGATCAATCCCCAAGGCAGTGAAAAGTGAGTATGAAACAAACGCGGCCAACAATCCAAACGTCGCGTGTGAAACGTTAATGACGTTCATAACGCCCCATGTCAGGGAAAAACCTATCCCGAGAAGAGCGTAAACCGCGCCCATCATGATCCCACTAATCAGAGACTGGAGAGTCAACACAAGGTTCATGAATCAATTCCCCACGATCCCGTCGCTAGAAATCGCAATTCCTGCCCCTATTTCCATGCAGGCTTAGGATATACGGGTTTCGCTGTTCTAACTTCCGGCGGCCATACCAATTCTGCTTTGCCATTGATTACCTGAGTGCAAAAATTGATGGGGTCAGGCAGCCCTTTGGTGTCAAATTTCATCGGACCGGCTATGGTGTTGACCTTATTGGCTTTCAGCCAATCACGGATCTTGGTCTGCTCAAGAGTCTTGGCTCCTTCCACAGCCTGCGCCAATGTTTCCATCCACGCATATCCAAATCCAAAATAAAGAGGATATCCGTCGATCTGATATTCCTTTTTTACAAATTCATTGAGTTTTTCGTTTCCGGGGAAATTTAATTTATTATGCAGTGACGTACCGGAAAAAACGTAATCACCGTCAGAACCGAGTTCCTTGCTCCACGCTGGCAAGACTGATCCTATACCCTGTACTATGGCTTTAGGATTGTATTCCATGGCTTTGGCCGCTCTAACGGTCATGACTCCATCCGGGAAAACTCCGTTTGAGAAAAGCAGATCACAATCCATCTGTTTGGCCTTTACAATTAGCGGTGTGGCGTCAGGCAGAGGCAGGTTGTATTTTTCATCTACGACGATCTTGATTCCCAGTTTGTTGGTCCATTTGGTTATTGACTCCATCAAAGCAGCGCCAATCGGATTATTCATGGTGTAAACGGCGGCTTTCTTCGGTCGTTGATCTGCCGGTACCGTTTCCAACCATTGGAAAAAGCCTTCGTACCACCATTCCCCCATCAGAGGCGGTCCGCCGAAAGAATACGAATAGCCCTGTTCAAAACTTTTCATATGTCCGCCCATCGAGACATAGACAAACTTGTGTTTTTCAGCCACAGGCATGACAGCTCTCGCAGCGGTTCCAGGATAACCGCCAAAAAGCAGATCGACTTTATCGACTGTGATGGCCTTTTCGGCAAATGTGACAGCTTTGTTAACATTCGACTCATCGTCGTATATCTTGAACTCTACGGGACGACCTAACAATCCCCCTTTCTCGTTGATCTCTTTGGCCCAAAATTTCATGCCTCGTTCTATCCATTGTCCGGTCTCGGCATATTGGCCAGTGAGAGGCAGTGATCCGCCTATCAGTATCGGTTTCTCAGCGGCATCAGAAACAGAGAAGGCCATGAGTAACATCAGGACGGTTCCCAGCAGCTTTCCCACTACCTTGATTAAACGTCTTGAATCCAGCATTTTGTCCTCCCTTCAATTTTCACGGATTTGTTTGACTAAACCCCAATTATCAGTCCGCCTGGGATGCTCAAATTCCCAGGTATGACTCTTTCACTCTAGAGTCCCCCGCTATCTGAGCCGCCGGGCCGTACAGCAAAACCCTACCGTTCTCTAAAAGATAAGCCGTACTCGATATGGACAATGTCTTGAGCGCCTCCTGGGAAACAACCAGAAATGTCAGGCCTTCCATATTCAACTCGGAGATAATCCTGAAAATCTCATTGGTCACGATCGGAGCCAACCCAAGGGAAGGCTCATCCAGCATTAGGAGCTTCGGAAGGCTCATGAGCGCTCTTCCTATAGCCACCATTTGCTGTTCACCGCCCGAGAGGCTTCCGGCATGCTGCTTCTTGCGCTCTTCAAGTCTCGGAAAAAGATCAAAAACCTTACGCATGGTTTGTAATGCCTGCTTGCGCGGATTTGGAAGAAAGGCTCCTATCTGAAGATTCTCTTCCACAGTCATTCTCGGAAATAGTTTGCGACCCTCTGGGACCTGAATAACCCCAAGAGCGGCTACCTCGTCAGGAGAGAGGCTCGATATGAGGCTATTCTCCCAGGAAATAATCCCGGCTGACAATGGCCGAAGGCCAGAGACCGCATTCAGCAGAGTAGTCTTTCCGGCTCCGTTGGAGCCAATGAGCGCCGTAATCTTACCCTCTTCAATATCGAGAGAGACATCGGATAAAGCAGTGAGATCTTGATATTTAACCGTTATTTGATCAATTTTTAACATAGTTTTCGCCGAGGTAGGCCCGAATCACCTCTGGATTGTTGGCGACGGACTCCGGTGAACCATCAGCTATTTTTACCCCGTGCCGTAGAGCAATTACTCTGTCGCATGTGGTCATGATGGCTTTCATGACATGTTCAACCATGAAAACGGTTATTCCAAATTCGTCCCGGATCCTGAAGGTCAGCTCGATTGCTCCCTCGATCTCTTTTGGATTCATCCCCGCAAACACTTCATCGAGAAGCAGCACCTTTGGTTTTGAACCAAGGGATCGAGCTATTTCCAACCTCTTACGTCCCTCCAACCCAAGTTGTCCCGGTAGTTTGTCGGATCTCGGAGACAAACCGGTGAATTCCAGAATGTCCATGGCTATGTCTTGAGCCTTCTCAACCCGACGAACGTTGGATCTGCCATATAGCACAGCGGTTGTGACATTCTCCAAAAGGGTAAGATCCATTAACGGCCTTACAATCTGAAAGGTTCGCCCTATGCCCTTAGCGGCGATTTTGTAGGGGGGCAAACCAGAAATTCTGGACCCTTCGAAAGATATGTGGCCCCTATCAGGTTTGAACAGGCCCGATATAAGGTTGAAGAGCGTGGTTTTTCCAGACCCATTGGGGCCTATCATCCCGACTATTTCGCCTGAGAATAATTCAAAATCAAGATTCGTGAGAGCCTTTACCCCACCAAAGTAT from Desulfomonilaceae bacterium encodes:
- a CDS encoding ABC transporter ATP-binding protein, translated to MLKGTGIDKYFGGVKALTNLDFELFSGEIVGMIGPNGSGKTTLFNLISGLFKPDRGHISFEGSRISGLPPYKIAAKGIGRTFQIVRPLMDLTLLENVTTAVLYGRSNVRRVEKAQDIAMDILEFTGLSPRSDKLPGQLGLEGRKRLEIARSLGSKPKVLLLDEVFAGMNPKEIEGAIELTFRIRDEFGITVFMVEHVMKAIMTTCDRVIALRHGVKIADGSPESVANNPEVIRAYLGENYVKN
- a CDS encoding amino acid ABC transporter substrate-binding protein — translated: MLDSRRLIKVVGKLLGTVLMLLMAFSVSDAAEKPILIGGSLPLTGQYAETGQWIERGMKFWAKEINEKGGLLGRPVEFKIYDDESNVNKAVTFAEKAITVDKVDLLFGGYPGTAARAVMPVAEKHKFVYVSMGGHMKSFEQGYSYSFGGPPLMGEWWYEGFFQWLETVPADQRPKKAAVYTMNNPIGAALMESITKWTNKLGIKIVVDEKYNLPLPDATPLIVKAKQMDCDLLFSNGVFPDGVMTVRAAKAMEYNPKAIVQGIGSVLPAWSKELGSDGDYVFSGTSLHNKLNFPGNEKLNEFVKKEYQIDGYPLYFGFGYAWMETLAQAVEGAKTLEQTKIRDWLKANKVNTIAGPMKFDTKGLPDPINFCTQVINGKAELVWPPEVRTAKPVYPKPAWK
- a CDS encoding branched-chain amino acid ABC transporter permease, whose translation is MKEAPVGSKRLLLLVSGLILLIASFPCFAPPVYFISFAFNVFLYITLATSWNILGGYTGYLSFGHVAFFGIGAYATAVLGQGLDLSPALTIVASIPAGVVATVVAVIIGFPCLRLRGPYFAVITLCFAFVTELTVRNLDFLGGADGLWLKSLALPIEVSRSIFYELMLVLTIVSLLVARRIEKSKFGAGLRAIKEDEEVAQTMAINTPKLKVMAFGISAFFPGVAGGLYACYLTYIHPDIVFDVNVSILVVLMALFGGGSFWVGPLVGATILTFVNEGLSTFVKAEFARIIYGCLFIVVIIFMPNGVLEFLKDWLEKLRIKSKSVNELNLP
- a CDS encoding ABC transporter ATP-binding protein is translated as MLKIDQITVKYQDLTALSDVSLDIEEGKITALIGSNGAGKTTLLNAVSGLRPLSAGIISWENSLISSLSPDEVAALGVIQVPEGRKLFPRMTVEENLQIGAFLPNPRKQALQTMRKVFDLFPRLEERKKQHAGSLSGGEQQMVAIGRALMSLPKLLMLDEPSLGLAPIVTNEIFRIISELNMEGLTFLVVSQEALKTLSISSTAYLLENGRVLLYGPAAQIAGDSRVKESYLGI
- a CDS encoding branched-chain amino acid ABC transporter permease, which codes for MNLVLTLQSLISGIMMGAVYALLGIGFSLTWGVMNVINVSHATFGLLAAFVSYSLFTALGIDPVASMFITIPALFGVALLVYRFLIDPISRAKAVIVSSMILTFGIAIIIENLILLVWGADPRLLTTSYTNKVFSIGPLYFQYPRLVGFGMAVVGVTAIQFFLKKTLTGKAVRAAWQQPEASQLCGINLKRISMITFGIAVASSGAGGVGMAMLYSFEPHSHNLWLIYLFLVVIVGGVGNILGAAFAGLLIGIITGLSMAFLPYQWVNLLTFGLLMLILIFKPQGLFQSEV
- a CDS encoding N-acyl homoserine lactonase family protein, with amino-acid sequence MSNWKIKTLLFGTIEVKKDQLTTGLDVGLPLTVPYLGFYMTDGRKRLLVDNGINSKYIVDGKAWAGSPAMGGQDHVIGALARVGIEPGQIETVIYTHLHNDHAGNCHLFPNASHVFQEAEWKELLDPLPSMRIRGDYDQSLIPELERLDCVKVVGDTELFDGIKLIQTPGHTAGSQCVLVNTSEGVYNLAGDTVHILPIAFPSMSRMILMDGSTLPITPAPKNWGPAVPSCLVYDHYSWFRSIYRIKAALTSPEFLLPGHEPSLIGRVFG